The genomic interval tatccatCAATTTGTAGAAATTTATATTGTCATCAATATATAGATCGAACTCTGAACTCTCTGTTTGTCAGAAAACAAGAGGGTCCCTGTGACATACCAAAAAATGATTTGATAATGTGGCCAGAGAATATGCAACATGCTTACCATACTAATCCCCAATTTTTCAGCTCGGCTCTGCCTTGTACTTGTACTTTCTGATACTCCTATTGTCATAAGTAGTTTTGAAACGCATTAAGAGCTTACGGTATACATTGctacaattatttattaagcaCCGATGCACCATCTATTTAAACTTAGCATGATGATGataacaaaagccaaaaggtTAATTATCAGCCTTGCAGATACATAGCACATTCGCGGTTTATTTCTCCACATAGCAGCAGAAATTGATTTgtcaatacatatatatcataatacatatttatccAATGCAAGTTAGATTAAGTTTTAGAGAGGAAGTGGAGTCCCTAACAAAtgagtttttcatacaagaactttaTTTGTATTCTCTGAAAGtcttatgatatagtggtccgatcaggttattctaatatatatatagtgccTGTAAAAAAAGGGGCTTGGCTTAAGGTAGCGATCCAATAAAAAGCTGctctatggggtcggataCTTGTCCAACTTTGATTCCTCAATGAAAATAtagttaaatttaataaactttgatAATCCGTTGATTTCGTTTAATAGGAGCAAAGCTTAACGCTTTTTTCACGTCAACACGAAGTATTAACCATCAACAAAATTCTTCTATCCAAGGTGATCGTTCAAGAGCCAAGTCAGTATGTGGGCTCCAGTGTCACTTATTCCTCGGATGATCGCATTGTAGTGGCTCTGCAGCCGATACATTTCACAGCCGAGCCAGCCGTGAAGGCACGCCCAGTGCATATgcgttattgttattttacgGAGGAGCTAATCAAATCGTATTCGCAATGCATAATCGAATGCCATCTACACTACATATCAAAGAAGTGTGAATGTAGCCATAGCCTTGTGCCAGAGAGTATTGATCTGCTGACGGAGGAGCCGATCCGCACATGTACTGTGGCCGACTTGCCGTGCATGCAAAAGCATGGAGGTATACAACTAGAAGTACCTGTACTTTCAGCATTGTAATTAACACTAAATCGATATTTCTTCAAAAGTGTCGCTGTTTTACATGGGCAACATAATTGAGGAGTCCACAGACAATGTCTTTAACACCACCGATTGCAAGTGCTATCCCAACTGCACTCATACACAATATCATGCCGCCACATTCACGGATCGTCTGAGCAGCATGGAAAGCAAGAACAACTTTATAGAGGTTGACGTCTACTTTCAGGAGGAGACACTTTTTTCCTACCGCTCCACACTGCACATAACAATGCTTGACTTGATgggtaagtttttttttttttttggttttccagCATTTTTCACTCGCTGATTGCTTTTACTCTCTCACAGTTTCTTATGGTGGCATAGCAGGTTTGTTCCTGGGTCTTTCAGTACTCGGGGCCATTAATAGCCTGTTGGATCGAATTCCTCATTGCAGCAAACCCATACAACAACCCATTAAAACTGATCGCGTTGCTCACGAGGCTAACGTTTCTTTACCTGTGAGAAAAACACATGATTAAATATAAGGAATAGAGGAATATAGATGAaatcagtaaaaaaaaaagaagaataaaaagtaaacacCTGGCTGCATTGTTTTACAAGGGAACTCTTAAGATTTTAAATTTCAGCTACCTGCATCCGCAATGGAAAAATTCCAAATGACTCGACTACAACGAATATGAGTGCGCGTTTATATtcaacaaattgaattgattgctCTAGCTTAAATACCTTAAGAATCTGTGTGTAGCGCATTCTGTGCAGTTCAATAAAATTTGCTTTGTGTTTGTATACGCCTGACCCGACAACAAGATTTCAATCGAAACCCTCATGGAGGAGGATCCAATGCTCATCAAGCAGTGTTGGGTTTATCTGC from Drosophila virilis strain 15010-1051.87 chromosome 2, Dvir_AGI_RSII-ME, whole genome shotgun sequence carries:
- the ppk30 gene encoding pickpocket protein 19; translated protein: MSTAIKSSDFNDDNDDDKPTNTGPKDTCLCLRRLTRIILMLVGAVMTIYVCILSSERYFKYWVQTTIDRTDVHVSEIAFPAITICPTHLTLHSVNNTEQNSREQRLHRLYNLVQSIRWRNPAVDQASQLDFNEFEEFNNQTLLNVDSIFNYGYSCKDLFVQCMWRRREVDCCSMLFRNLKIGSCYVFNSINAEDPDPTWPWSVADAGFKSALNIKINRYINDVRLEAIGEQSLTLFSRQHEVLTINKILLSKVIVQEPSQYVGSSVTYSSDDRIVVALQPIHFTAEPAVKARPVHMRYCYFTEELIKSYSQCIIECHLHYISKKCECSHSLVPESIDLLTEEPIRTCTVADLPCMQKHGVSLFYMGNIIEESTDNVFNTTDCKCYPNCTHTQYHAATFTDRLSSMESKNNFIEVDVYFQEETLFSYRSTLHITMLDLMVSYGGIAGLFLGLSVLGAINSLLDRIPHCSKPIQQPIKTDRVAHEANVSLPVRKTHD